The Clostridium sp. AWRP genome has a window encoding:
- the murI gene encoding glutamate racemase, whose translation MDLEDRPIGFFDSGIGGISVLKEAVKILSNEDFVYFGDSKMAPYGVKTAEEVKRLTFNAVELLLTKNIKALVVACNTATSAAIIDLRKKYSKSMPIIGIEPALKPAVEFNRKGKIVIMATTMTLSERKFSNLMKKYESRSSIQPLPCPGLVELIEQGKTEGEEVEGYLKEKLNSLKDEGIAAVVLGCTHYPFIKKSIRKILNEDIPIIDGSKGTVEQLKRQLVKYHIKNNKNKVGKVTIFNSMDSEFIIQLSYKLLKEESI comes from the coding sequence GTGGATTTAGAAGATAGACCTATTGGTTTTTTTGATTCTGGAATAGGTGGAATAAGTGTTTTGAAAGAAGCAGTTAAAATCTTATCAAATGAAGATTTTGTGTATTTTGGAGATTCTAAAATGGCTCCTTATGGGGTAAAAACTGCAGAAGAGGTAAAAAGACTTACTTTTAATGCAGTAGAACTTCTATTAACAAAGAATATAAAGGCGTTGGTTGTGGCTTGTAATACTGCAACTAGTGCAGCAATAATAGATTTGAGAAAAAAATATAGCAAATCTATGCCTATAATAGGCATAGAACCAGCTTTAAAACCGGCAGTAGAATTTAATAGAAAAGGTAAGATAGTAATAATGGCAACTACGATGACCCTTTCAGAAAGAAAGTTTAGTAATCTCATGAAAAAGTATGAGAGTAGATCATCGATACAACCACTTCCATGTCCTGGTTTAGTAGAACTTATTGAACAGGGTAAGACAGAAGGAGAGGAAGTAGAAGGCTATTTAAAAGAAAAGCTAAATTCACTAAAAGATGAAGGAATTGCAGCAGTGGTATTAGGATGTACTCATTACCCGTTTATAAAGAAAAGCATACGTAAAATTTTAAATGAGGACATCCCTATAATAGATGGAAGCAAGGGTACCGTAGAGCAACTTAAAAGACAGCTTGTTAAATACCATATAAAAAACAACAAGAATAAAGTAGGAAAAGTGACAATATTTAATTCTATGGACAGTGAATTTATAATACAATTGAGTTATAAACTTTTAAAAGAGGAAAGTATATAG
- a CDS encoding tyrosine-type recombinase/integrase yields the protein MSKQRNPNGMGTFKQRKDGRYEWRQKIDGQERYISAKTMKELREKIKKITDLPIIKNKYKVDDWFQKWLETYIKPLKKKATYDQYKIIYNTHIKTVLGNRKLSTIKTYDIQSVIAKMNEKNLSTWTMKHARKIMNIAFSKAFEEKIIAENPVKNIEIPIKQAKPRKTLTMDELQKLFKAMENSRWIWSVKFALVTGLRRGELLALKWSDIDWQNKRISINKSNSVTGLGDTKSSKIHYVPLSENAIQFLNEQKEMLKKEFNPILYNENLKGKALIFPSESGKMIRPDSYYTLIRRFSIKAGIKASPHCFRHTFVYLTRGNLSLKDLQNILGHSESTTTLDIYGNMINDNTKKNIEQIDNVFNTVDEEMDKIKKEKIKNKGKVIPFRRAK from the coding sequence ATGAGTAAACAGCGTAATCCTAATGGAATGGGAACTTTTAAACAGCGTAAAGATGGACGGTATGAATGGCGTCAGAAAATTGATGGCCAAGAAAGGTACATATCGGCTAAAACAATGAAAGAACTAAGAGAAAAAATTAAAAAGATAACAGATCTGCCTATAATAAAAAATAAGTATAAAGTTGACGATTGGTTTCAAAAATGGCTAGAAACATATATAAAACCTCTTAAAAAAAAGGCTACATATGACCAATACAAAATAATCTATAATACTCATATTAAAACAGTTCTTGGTAATAGAAAACTATCAACTATAAAAACATATGATATACAATCGGTTATCGCCAAAATGAATGAAAAAAATTTAAGTACTTGGACAATGAAACATGCAAGGAAAATTATGAATATTGCTTTTTCTAAAGCTTTTGAAGAAAAAATAATAGCTGAAAATCCTGTTAAAAATATTGAGATACCTATAAAACAAGCCAAACCTCGTAAGACCCTTACTATGGATGAATTACAAAAATTATTTAAAGCCATGGAAAATAGTCGTTGGATATGGTCAGTAAAATTTGCTTTAGTTACTGGTTTAAGACGTGGTGAACTTCTTGCTTTGAAATGGTCTGATATTGATTGGCAAAATAAAAGAATAAGTATAAATAAATCTAATAGCGTCACAGGGTTAGGAGATACTAAAAGCAGTAAAATACATTATGTTCCACTTTCTGAAAATGCAATTCAGTTTTTAAATGAGCAAAAAGAAATGTTAAAAAAGGAATTTAATCCAATTTTATATAATGAAAACTTAAAAGGTAAGGCTTTGATATTCCCAAGTGAATCCGGTAAAATGATTCGTCCTGATTCTTATTACACACTTATAAGACGCTTTTCTATTAAAGCTGGAATAAAGGCTTCTCCTCATTGTTTTAGACATACCTTTGTATACTTAACTAGAGGAAACCTGTCTTTAAAAGATTTACAAAATATTTTAGGACATTCAGAATCAACTACCACACTTGATATTTATGGTAATATGATAAATGACAATACTAAGAAAAATATAGAACAAATTGACAATGTTTTTAATACTGTTGATGAAGAGATGGATAAAATAAAAAAAGAGAAAATAAAAAATAAAGGGAAAGTAATACCATTTAGAAGAGCAAAATAA
- a CDS encoding helix-turn-helix domain-containing protein, with protein MFRSNLLKAQMALHGYTIAKLASEIGITPKTLSVKLNHSPEKFTQKEMEAIVNVLKIKNPAQIFFSHELRDTQQEVS; from the coding sequence ATGTTTAGATCTAATTTACTAAAGGCACAAATGGCACTTCATGGATATACTATTGCAAAGTTAGCTAGTGAAATTGGCATTACGCCTAAAACATTGTCAGTTAAGTTAAACCATTCTCCTGAGAAATTTACACAAAAGGAAATGGAAGCTATAGTCAATGTCCTTAAAATTAAAAATCCAGCGCAAATTTTTTTTAGTCACGAGTTACGTGATACGCAACAAGAGGTGAGTTAA
- a CDS encoding radical SAM protein: MQNYLENCILCPRSCKTNRLKDATGFCNAGKNVKIAKVSLHKWEEPCISGINGSGTIFFSNCNLRCVFCQNHTISAENIGKEVSIKRLSEIFLEQQDRNAHNINLVTPTHYIPQIIEALDIAKSKGLQLPVLFNTNSYINAATLKDLKGYIDVYLPDLKYFNNKYAVKYSHAPNYFSYASKAIEEMFNQVGTIKFDKNEMVTKGVIIRHLMLPGLLFDSKKIIDYIYSTFGDSVYISIMNQYTPMYNSYKFPEINRPLNPKHYDSFINYCLSLGIKNAFIQESTSSSKSFVPDFNLEGI, from the coding sequence ATGCAAAACTATTTGGAAAATTGCATCTTATGTCCTAGATCCTGCAAAACAAACAGATTAAAAGATGCAACTGGCTTTTGCAATGCTGGCAAAAATGTAAAAATAGCCAAAGTATCCTTACATAAATGGGAAGAACCCTGCATTTCTGGTATTAATGGTTCAGGAACTATATTTTTTTCTAATTGTAATCTAAGATGTGTTTTTTGCCAGAATCACACTATAAGTGCTGAAAACATAGGAAAAGAAGTATCCATAAAAAGGCTTAGTGAAATTTTTCTAGAACAACAAGATAGAAATGCTCACAACATAAATTTAGTTACTCCAACCCATTATATTCCACAAATAATTGAAGCCCTAGATATAGCTAAATCAAAAGGTCTTCAGCTGCCAGTATTATTCAATACTAACAGCTATATAAATGCAGCTACTTTAAAAGACCTGAAAGGATATATAGATGTGTATCTTCCTGATTTAAAATATTTTAATAACAAATATGCCGTTAAGTATTCTCATGCCCCCAACTACTTTAGTTATGCTTCAAAAGCCATAGAAGAAATGTTTAATCAGGTAGGCACTATAAAATTTGATAAAAACGAAATGGTGACAAAAGGAGTTATAATACGACACCTCATGCTGCCCGGTTTATTATTTGACTCAAAAAAAATAATAGATTATATATACAGTACCTTTGGAGATTCAGTCTACATAAGCATAATGAATCAATATACACCTATGTATAATTCTTATAAGTTTCCTGAAATAAATAGGCCTTTAAATCCAAAGCACTATGATTCATTTATAAATTATTGTCTATCTCTAGGGATAAAAAATGCATTTATTCAAGAGAGTACAAGTTCTTCTAAAAGTTTTGTACCTGACTTCAACTTAGAAGGAATTTAA
- a CDS encoding HAD family phosphatase, which yields MLKNIKGAIFDMDGTLIDSMWMWENIDEKYLARKKLTVPPSLKNDIEHMSFYETAEYFKSKFNISDSIEEIQKEWYDMAIYEYSHNISLKPGAKEFLLLLKKKGIKIALATSNYREITNICLKKNKIYDLFDSIITGDEVSKSKAFPDIYICASQKLNLNSKDCVVFEDVLCAVKGAKSAGMTVIGVHDLYSEYQWNEIINYSDMHISNYNELMEAI from the coding sequence ATGCTTAAAAACATTAAAGGCGCTATTTTTGATATGGATGGCACTCTTATTGACTCGATGTGGATGTGGGAAAACATTGATGAAAAGTATTTGGCAAGAAAAAAGCTAACTGTTCCTCCAAGTTTAAAAAATGATATAGAACATATGAGCTTTTATGAAACTGCCGAATATTTTAAAAGTAAATTTAATATTTCTGATAGTATAGAAGAAATTCAAAAAGAATGGTATGATATGGCTATTTATGAATATTCCCATAATATCTCACTTAAACCAGGAGCTAAAGAGTTTTTGCTTTTATTAAAGAAAAAAGGTATTAAAATAGCTTTAGCTACAAGCAATTATAGGGAAATAACAAACATATGTCTCAAAAAGAATAAAATATATGATTTATTTGACTCAATAATTACAGGCGACGAAGTTTCAAAAAGTAAGGCTTTCCCTGATATATATATTTGTGCTTCCCAAAAGTTAAATTTAAATTCAAAGGATTGTGTAGTCTTTGAAGATGTTTTGTGTGCTGTTAAAGGTGCAAAATCAGCAGGTATGACTGTAATAGGTGTACATGACCTATATTCGGAATACCAATGGAATGAAATAATAAACTATTCGGACATGCATATATCTAATTATAACGAATTAATGGAGGCAATATAG
- a CDS encoding helix-turn-helix transcriptional regulator — MKFYEDDILEKIGYDFYCDIAINIVNRRKELGLTQGELAKEARIKLSRLRKIEAVQYRIRLDEIECLAKTLDVTVNNLINSEIESQAGDCLYLVYVENCENFQLYSRASNKRMAFLKLEKKLNDKGFTWFSTPRTRVFVKLVGVPVVKRELEDKLPRVKKDQEIEK; from the coding sequence ATGAAATTTTATGAAGACGATATTTTAGAAAAAATAGGATACGATTTTTATTGTGATATTGCAATAAATATTGTTAATAGAAGAAAAGAGTTGGGATTAACTCAAGGAGAACTAGCTAAAGAAGCAAGAATAAAATTAAGTAGATTGCGTAAAATTGAGGCTGTCCAATATCGTATAAGACTTGATGAAATTGAGTGTTTGGCCAAAACGTTAGATGTAACTGTTAATAATCTAATTAATTCAGAAATAGAAAGTCAAGCTGGTGACTGTTTGTATCTTGTGTATGTGGAGAATTGCGAAAACTTTCAGCTATACTCAAGAGCTAGTAACAAAAGAATGGCTTTTTTAAAACTTGAGAAAAAGCTAAATGACAAAGGGTTCACATGGTTCAGTACTCCAAGAACTAGAGTTTTTGTTAAATTAGTTGGTGTACCTGTAGTTAAGCGAGAACTGGAAGATAAGTTACCTAGGGTTAAAAAAGACCAAGAAATTGAAAAATAG
- a CDS encoding ImmA/IrrE family metallo-endopeptidase has translation MIKTIVTRLIKTYRTDNPFELCDFLSIKIMKSNLGNEIKGFFQRTANGYNIIHLNSRLDNNEIKYICAHELGHAVLHPDLSIRFFMINKLQVKTKYEVQADKFAAELLLPNRLDCDYKNMNIYQLSSCFRVPKELVKYKYRRVSLYE, from the coding sequence GTGATAAAAACTATTGTAACTAGATTAATTAAAACATATAGAACAGATAATCCTTTTGAGTTGTGTGATTTTTTAAGTATAAAAATTATGAAAAGTAATTTAGGTAATGAAATTAAAGGTTTTTTTCAAAGAACAGCTAATGGATATAACATTATTCATTTAAACAGCAGATTGGATAATAATGAAATTAAATACATATGTGCTCATGAACTCGGTCATGCAGTTCTGCATCCTGACCTATCCATTAGATTCTTTATGATAAATAAATTACAAGTTAAAACTAAATATGAAGTTCAAGCAGATAAGTTTGCAGCTGAATTATTATTACCCAATAGATTAGATTGTGATTATAAAAACATGAATATATACCAATTAAGCTCTTGTTTTAGAGTTCCCAAAGAACTTGTAAAATATAAATATAGGAGGGTGTCTTTGTATGAGTAA
- a CDS encoding transporter → MSKEIVLIFQVAAVFIGTIVGAGLASGQEISQFFTQYGYKSFIGILICCIVYIVMSIIIINISKKYRLNSYDGLISLVSPGFLGIVTNSLTTFFLIGGSAIILAGSGALIHQYFEVSRWIGILFMIFIAIIILFRDTKGLLEINSVIVPSLILVIVTLFILYLAFYKNLNISSLKNINCCKQSWLFSSLIYSGFNMLSCSGVLVPLSLSINKKKNLIAGSIIGSLILTILVFIINFMLILNIPYIFKYEIPLLYIANRFGKILEIVLLAIIWLEMFSTEVSNIYSVGKNFEEVFNITYKRSVIIIILITIPVSQIGFVKLISFLYPAFGLVSLIFIVQCIIFYLRNYNK, encoded by the coding sequence TTGAGTAAAGAAATTGTTTTGATTTTCCAAGTAGCCGCTGTATTTATAGGTACAATAGTTGGTGCTGGCTTAGCATCAGGACAAGAAATAAGCCAATTTTTCACCCAATATGGTTACAAAAGCTTCATAGGTATATTGATCTGCTGCATTGTATACATAGTAATGTCAATTATAATAATTAACATAAGCAAAAAATATAGGTTAAATTCTTATGATGGCCTCATATCCCTAGTAAGTCCTGGCTTTTTGGGCATAGTCACCAATTCCTTAACTACTTTTTTCTTAATTGGTGGATCAGCTATAATACTTGCTGGAAGTGGTGCCCTAATTCATCAATACTTTGAAGTATCACGATGGATAGGTATACTATTTATGATATTTATAGCTATAATTATATTATTTAGAGATACTAAAGGCCTGCTCGAAATAAATTCAGTCATAGTTCCTTCACTTATACTAGTAATAGTAACCTTATTTATATTGTATTTAGCTTTTTATAAAAATCTAAATATATCTAGCTTAAAAAACATAAACTGTTGTAAACAGAGCTGGCTTTTCTCTTCATTAATCTATTCAGGCTTTAATATGCTATCTTGCAGCGGCGTTTTAGTACCTTTAAGTCTTTCCATAAACAAAAAGAAAAATCTTATTGCAGGTTCTATTATAGGCTCCTTAATCCTTACAATATTGGTTTTTATAATAAACTTCATGCTAATTTTGAATATACCCTATATATTCAAATATGAAATTCCCCTCCTATACATAGCCAATCGTTTTGGAAAAATATTAGAAATAGTACTGCTTGCTATAATTTGGTTAGAGATGTTTTCTACAGAGGTATCTAATATATATAGTGTAGGAAAGAATTTTGAAGAAGTATTTAATATAACCTATAAAAGATCAGTAATTATAATAATATTAATTACAATTCCTGTATCACAAATTGGTTTTGTAAAACTAATTTCATTTTTATATCCCGCTTTTGGTTTAGTAAGTCTTATATTTATAGTACAATGTATTATTTTTTATCTTAGAAATTATAATAAATGA
- a CDS encoding 2-phosphosulfolactate phosphatase family protein — MKIDVIISADDIKNEKIEDKSVVIVDMLRATSVITTAMDNGCKAVIPVLTVEEALEIAGRDREKYILGGERNALKIPEFDCSNSPLEYTREVVKDKILIMTTTNGTRAIKRSTAAKNMLIGALINGAKVADKLVSLRNDVTIVNSGTSGQFSMDDFICSGYIIKCILEKTEVELTDISKTALYVYEKNPDIVGFIQNASHYKRIQQLDLYDDLKYCCKKDIIKGVPEYLDGVIKLL; from the coding sequence TTGAAGATAGATGTAATAATATCAGCAGATGATATAAAAAATGAGAAAATTGAGGATAAGTCTGTAGTGATAGTGGACATGCTTAGGGCAACTTCAGTAATTACTACTGCTATGGACAATGGATGTAAGGCAGTGATACCTGTTCTAACTGTAGAAGAAGCTCTAGAAATAGCAGGGAGAGATAGGGAAAAATATATACTTGGAGGAGAGAGAAATGCATTAAAAATACCAGAATTTGATTGCTCGAATTCGCCACTTGAGTATACTAGAGAAGTTGTAAAAGACAAAATTCTTATAATGACTACAACTAATGGAACTAGAGCAATCAAAAGAAGTACTGCAGCAAAAAATATGTTAATAGGAGCACTTATAAATGGAGCTAAAGTGGCAGATAAACTGGTAAGTTTAAGAAATGATGTAACAATAGTTAATTCTGGAACAAGCGGTCAATTTTCTATGGATGATTTTATATGCAGCGGCTATATAATAAAGTGCATATTGGAAAAGACAGAGGTAGAGCTTACAGATATATCTAAAACTGCATTATATGTTTATGAAAAAAATCCAGATATTGTAGGATTTATACAAAATGCATCTCACTACAAAAGGATACAACAGCTAGATTTGTATGATGATTTAAAGTACTGCTGCAAAAAAGATATAATAAAAGGTGTTCCCGAATATTTAGATGGAGTTATCAAATTATTATAG
- a CDS encoding helix-turn-helix transcriptional regulator produces the protein MEINEKIKSRREELGLTLQEIGEYLGVSKATVQRYESGEIKNLKLGTIEKLAQVLKISPSYLMGWDEPEEKKVSKITDIREAIKVIMAQPGLMLNGEALSDESKIALANAIQLGIQYAEQMQKKEKGNN, from the coding sequence ATGGAGATTAATGAAAAAATTAAAAGCAGACGTGAAGAATTAGGATTAACACTTCAAGAAATTGGGGAATATTTAGGAGTTTCAAAAGCTACGGTTCAAAGGTATGAAAGCGGAGAAATTAAAAATTTAAAACTTGGTACCATAGAAAAATTGGCTCAAGTATTAAAAATATCTCCTTCTTATTTAATGGGATGGGATGAACCTGAAGAAAAAAAAGTGTCTAAAATTACAGATATTAGAGAGGCTATAAAAGTAATTATGGCTCAACCTGGTTTAATGTTAAATGGAGAAGCTTTATCAGATGAATCTAAAATTGCTCTTGCAAATGCTATTCAGCTTGGTATTCAATATGCTGAACAAATGCAAAAGAAAGAAAAGGGGAATAATTAA
- a CDS encoding TIGR01212 family radical SAM protein (This family includes YhcC from E. coli K-12, an uncharacterized radical SAM protein.) — protein MLWGDKTYYSLNYYLRKKFGCKVFKISLDGGFSCPNRDGTISTGGCIFCSEKGSGDFAGNRNVSISSQFQGIKQMMNKKWKDGKYIAYFQAYTNTYAPVEILNQKYEEAINQEGVVGLAIATRPDCLGDDVLELLEKFNNKIYTWVELGLQSSDDFTAEKINRGYKLETFERSVKNLRKIGIEVVVHLIMGLPYENKDIMMNTVKYVSTQDIQGVKFHLLHLMEHTPLVKLYNEGQLKLMSQEDYVDVICSALSNTRPDIVIHRLTGDAPRNLLIGPKWSLKKWEVLNDIDKTMKDRDIYQGIYYGNS, from the coding sequence ATGCTGTGGGGAGACAAAACGTACTATAGTTTGAATTATTATTTGAGGAAAAAATTTGGATGTAAAGTATTTAAGATATCTTTGGATGGAGGATTTTCTTGTCCTAATAGAGACGGCACTATAAGTACAGGTGGATGTATATTTTGCAGTGAAAAAGGATCCGGGGATTTTGCAGGAAATAGGAATGTATCTATATCAAGTCAATTTCAGGGTATAAAGCAAATGATGAATAAGAAGTGGAAAGATGGAAAGTATATAGCCTATTTTCAAGCGTATACAAATACCTACGCTCCTGTAGAAATACTAAATCAGAAATATGAGGAAGCTATAAATCAAGAAGGTGTAGTTGGTCTTGCAATAGCTACTAGACCTGATTGTCTTGGAGATGATGTACTGGAATTACTTGAAAAATTTAATAATAAAATTTATACCTGGGTAGAGCTTGGCCTGCAAAGTTCAGATGATTTTACAGCAGAAAAAATAAACAGGGGATATAAATTAGAAACCTTTGAAAGATCTGTAAAAAATTTAAGAAAAATAGGAATTGAAGTGGTAGTTCATTTAATAATGGGACTGCCCTATGAAAATAAAGACATTATGATGAATACAGTAAAATACGTATCAACTCAGGATATACAGGGAGTAAAGTTTCATTTGCTTCACTTAATGGAACATACTCCTCTTGTAAAATTGTATAATGAAGGACAGTTGAAGCTTATGAGTCAAGAAGACTATGTAGATGTAATATGTTCAGCACTGTCAAATACCCGGCCGGATATTGTAATTCACAGGTTAACTGGAGATGCGCCTAGAAATTTACTTATAGGACCTAAATGGAGTCTTAAAAAGTGGGAAGTTCTAAATGACATAGATAAAACTATGAAGGATAGGGACATTTATCAGGGAATATATTATGGAAATAGTTAA
- a CDS encoding XRE family transcriptional regulator: protein MNRVGQKIKLARTELGISQKQLAKKLGVSEGFINEAESGKRIVNQNIIDKLSKILGKSINDITMSFEEEVYKEDKTPKFSPIAKKEKVQDVWSEAFGSVLKKVPIYKYDMRTVIGFRQLPLIDNKIEGYAQDKVMYLQVESDDMEGFRIQRGDLVFVHSTGEIYNNSIYLVEYSGERKLRQIKKLDSNKVLLISSRSGIRTETIEIKSLKIIAKLDRLEIKL from the coding sequence ATGAATAGAGTAGGACAAAAAATAAAATTAGCAAGAACTGAATTGGGTATTAGTCAGAAACAGCTGGCTAAAAAGCTAGGAGTTTCAGAGGGATTTATAAATGAAGCGGAATCTGGAAAGAGAATAGTAAATCAAAACATAATTGATAAACTTTCAAAAATATTAGGTAAAAGTATAAATGATATAACTATGTCTTTTGAAGAGGAAGTATATAAAGAAGATAAAACTCCCAAATTTTCTCCAATAGCTAAGAAGGAGAAAGTACAAGACGTTTGGAGTGAAGCTTTTGGATCTGTTTTAAAAAAGGTACCCATTTATAAATATGATATGAGAACAGTAATAGGATTTAGACAGCTTCCGTTGATTGACAATAAAATAGAAGGATATGCTCAGGATAAAGTTATGTATTTGCAAGTAGAGAGTGACGATATGGAAGGATTTAGAATACAAAGGGGAGATTTAGTTTTTGTACATAGTACAGGAGAAATTTATAACAACTCCATATATCTAGTAGAGTATAGTGGAGAAAGAAAATTAAGACAGATAAAGAAGCTGGATAGTAATAAGGTGCTTCTTATTAGTAGTAGAAGTGGTATAAGGACAGAAACTATTGAGATTAAAAGTTTAAAGATAATTGCTAAATTGGATAGGCTTGAAATAAAACTTTAA
- a CDS encoding GGDEF domain-containing protein: MQLNILAYLELNVFAFAILLFIYMDVHSKSQKYLYEQKVFLIILTLNAVLLVLDTLQWLLNGRPGITLRVVSIIIAVVYCAITPLPCFFWSIYSDYQIFRDEKRIKKLFSLMAIPLLINFVFALLSAFYGLSFVIDQNNVYHRGIFFYLITVICYYYLVYSIVSIFRNRKLVEKKVYISLLLFALPPFIGGIIQSLFYGVSIIWACTAFSIMIIFINIQNNQSYTDDLTKLYNRRQFNNYMREWVQNGKSSSVLGIIMIDLDSFKKINDSWGHLSGDTALVETGKILKSNFRNEDLICRYGGDEFIIVLKVEKMNDLIDAVKRLKESVEKFNKRKKFPYSINFSIGFDIFDRKSGMTVQQFMRHVDHLMYVDKKQKKSIKF; encoded by the coding sequence ATGCAATTAAATATCCTTGCCTATTTGGAACTTAATGTTTTTGCATTTGCAATTCTTCTTTTTATTTACATGGATGTTCACAGCAAAAGTCAAAAATATCTATATGAACAAAAGGTGTTTCTAATCATATTGACGTTAAATGCAGTTCTGCTCGTTTTGGACACATTGCAGTGGCTCTTAAATGGTAGACCAGGTATAACTCTGCGAGTCGTATCTATCATTATAGCGGTAGTATATTGTGCAATAACTCCACTTCCTTGCTTTTTTTGGAGCATATATTCAGATTATCAAATTTTTAGAGATGAAAAACGCATTAAGAAATTGTTCTCACTAATGGCAATCCCTTTACTCATCAATTTTGTTTTTGCATTGTTAAGCGCTTTTTACGGTCTTTCATTCGTTATAGACCAAAATAATGTTTACCACAGGGGCATTTTCTTTTATTTAATAACTGTGATCTGTTATTATTACCTTGTGTATTCAATTGTTTCCATATTTCGTAACAGAAAATTAGTTGAAAAAAAGGTTTATATCTCGCTGTTGTTATTTGCATTACCACCTTTTATTGGTGGAATCATACAGTCATTATTTTATGGGGTCTCCATTATATGGGCTTGTACTGCTTTCTCTATTATGATTATTTTTATTAATATTCAAAATAATCAATCATATACAGATGATCTAACCAAGCTTTACAACCGCAGACAATTTAATAATTACATGAGGGAATGGGTCCAAAACGGTAAGAGTAGTTCCGTACTAGGCATCATCATGATTGATTTGGATTCATTTAAGAAAATAAACGACTCTTGGGGACACCTCTCAGGTGATACGGCACTTGTAGAGACCGGAAAAATTCTTAAAAGCAATTTTAGAAATGAGGATCTTATCTGTCGCTATGGAGGGGATGAGTTTATCATCGTTCTAAAAGTCGAAAAGATGAATGATTTGATTGACGCAGTAAAAAGATTAAAAGAAAGTGTTGAAAAGTTTAACAAGCGTAAGAAATTTCCTTATTCTATAAACTTCAGTATAGGCTTTGACATATTTGATCGTAAATCTGGCATGACAGTTCAGCAGTTCATGAGACATGTAGATCATCTAATGTATGTTGATAAGAAGCAAAAGAAATCCATCAAATTTTAA